The segment CCCCATTAGTCACCACTATCCCTTTTTtttggaatccataagtctgactctCAGACGTGCGAGTATGTGCACATCTATagctaactccctcttttcATTTCCAACATGGGCGTTACTCCTCATGGATAACCTACTTAAGGCATCATCAACTAAATTAGTCTTACAttggtggtaaagaatactcatatcgtaacccttgagtaattctaaccaccttttTGTCTGAGATTTAGCTCattctgagtgaacacatattggaggcttttgtgattagtgaatatgtcaacatgaacaccaaaCAAGTAGTGAAGCCATATCTTCAAAGTAAACACTACCGTAACCAATTCTAATTCATGAGttagataattcttctcatgaacctttaaCTGTCTAGATGCATAAGTTGTAACCTTGCcattctgcatcaacacacagcCCAAACCAAATCTCgatgcatcacagtacaccaaAAAACCTTAAGTACCCtatggtaaggtcaaaactaaAGTAGTAGTTAATAtctttttcaattcttgaaacattttttcacaagcttcagaccatcgAAACTTAATTGTCTTCTGAGTTAGCTTGTTCAAACGAGACGATACAGATGAAAAACCTTCAATAAACCTCCTATAATAGCCAGCCAAACCCTTGAAACTCCGTATATCTATTGGaaatgtgggtctaggccaactttgAACTGCttttatcttttgggtatcaagtCTAATCCCATCACCGAAAACaatgtggcccaagaatgccacgGACATAAGCcgaaactcacacttggagaacttggcatataattacttatctttcaaagtctgccGAACAATATTGATGTGACAAGCATGATCtttttcattccttgaataaaccagtatgtcatcaatgaagacaatgacaaacaGATCTAagtaaggtttgaagactctgttcataaaATCCATAAATGTTGTCGGTGCATTCGTCAAATCAAAAGACATAATCagaaactcatagtgcccatacctagttctaaaagttgtctttggaatatcacattccctaacttttaactgatggtaGCCCGATCTTAGATCGATTTTCGAGAAGCAAGAAGCAACCTAAAGTTGATCAAAAGAATCATCTGTCCTGGGAAAAGGATagttattcttgatggtcactTTATTCAATTGgtggtaatctatacacatcgtaagagaaccatctttctttctcacaaataagaccgaagcgccccaaggggagacacttggtctaataaagcccTTTTCCGacaaatctttcaattcttcttttaatttttgcttTACCAGTTCTTCACACTCTTCCTTCTAATTGGTTGATCTAATGATTCTTTTTGTAAGCTTCACTTGTTGCGTCTTCGCTTAGTCACAAGAATCCAACCTTCATCGGCATCTATATCAGcttgagatttttatttttccaatgAAGCTCCTTCATGCATTCAGAGATACATATTTGGGCTGGATCGACTGAGCCAAATGTGATGGAGATTTGGTTAGAAATACTTTCTCATCACCAAGGACAATATTCTTTTCTCTAACTAATCATATCACTCTATCTTTGAagacataacatttttcaagaGGATGACTCACAAGTTTATGATACTTGTAATAATTTGGGTCATCAGCTTTCCCAACATTATCAGGTCGCTTCATCTCCAAAAACTCAATGAGCTTTAACGCAAGCAAAACATCAGAAATGTTAGAATCCAAGAAGCGGTATTTCTTTTCTTGCATCTCCCTTAGGATGAAATTTTGGTTCGAACATGCTTGAAAATTCATTCTCACATTTTGCTTTATGccctattcgtagtaaacttcGCAGGCGACACATTAACATTTATGGATTCTTTGTTGTCACTCATGGGCACAAATTTGCTACATCTCTTGGGCTCGTGCTTGCTCTTCCTTTGCGAGGATCGTGGACAAAATTCATATCTTTCCCAGCAGTTGACATGCTCAACTCTACATCATGAGTACGAGTAGCTAGATCTTCGAATGACTTTGGACTTATTCCTTGTAAGATATAAAGAAGCTCCTAGTGCATCCCTTGAATACACATTTCTATCGCTGAAGCTTTACTAAGCCTATCCTTCCAATTCAGGCTCGTGTTCCTCCACCtatttatgaaatctatgacCGGTTCATCCTTTCTTTGGCGAGTATTCGTGATTTATACCATACTTACTGTACGCCTTGTGTTGTAGAAGTGATTGAGAAACTCGTGATCTAGTTGTTCCCAACTATCGATAGAATTGGGCTCGAGATCCGTATAACAATCAAAGACATTTCCCTTAAAAGAGTGGACAAAATACTTGACAAGGTGGTATCCATAGGTCCTAACATTATGACATGTCTCCACAAAGTGTGCAACATATTTCTTTGGATTCCCTTTACCGTCGAATTGTTGAAACTTAGGAGGTTGATAACCAACAGGCATTCCGAAGCTATCAATTCTCGCAGTCTATGGTTTGACATACATATGAAAGGACTTGGTGGAGACTTTATACTTATCTTTGATAGTTCCTTTAATGAACTCCTTCAAGCGATCAAGTGGGATCATTCCTTTAGAAGAAAGTGTCATCTCATTAACAAGCAGTGCTTTCTTCGAGGTTCTCCAATCTCTTGAACGTCAACACATTTTTTGGGTGCATGATTCACTTCTCCATCTAAAAGTTCTTCCATTCAATCCATCAACTTATCAATTCTAGACTCTTGGTATTGTACATGATTTGTCAATTCTTCAACCAACTTTGTCAGATTTGCGAGTTGTTCCTCAGCGGAAGAAGCACCAGTCACCATTGTTTACATGATCATTGGAGATGTAGGAGAGTAGCATGGATTATTGAGTAAGTTGATCTTCAGTGGAATCACGTTAAGTGATGCAGGTGGAGATGATTCATTTGTTGAATCATAGTTCTTCTTTGTGGTTGAGTTCTTGGAACCAGATTGCTCAAGTAGTGATAAGgtcttcttgatcttttcagCAAAATTGATTTCCCCTTCTAAAGCATTTGTGGAGGAAGTTGATCCTTTTAGAGTCACAGACCTAAAACTGGAGTTGACGCGGACGACACTTGAAGTGTTTGTAACCTAGCATAGGAGCTTTGCTCCTCGTAACAGCTCCAAAACTTCCATAGGGAACACCCAGAATGTCTTCAACTTCAGTAGAGAGCTTGGAGCTAGTGCTCCTAGAGGCAATTGATTGAGAGTTGATCTTCATGGAAGTCATCTCGATATTCTTTAATGTTTAAAAagttgagatgagaggtagagaTTGTCCAACTAGGCGTGCTAGAATTTGTACATAGTAAAATTCGcatcgagaaaacaataatcaagaacagAAAATTATAGACACAACTACTTTATTATTTCAAGTGCGAGTATTACAATCTCTATATCCTCCACAATTCaccttttcaaatataactCAAGGGATCttagcttgatcttgaacttgagatttatcttgatcttgatctcgCCCTTGGATTTGATCTTgatttgaactttatcttgaatTTTATCTTGAACTTATCTTGAtcatgaacttgaactttatctttaTCTAGACTTCTAGTTGAAtccaagggcttcgagcttgatcTTTAATCCGgcggtcttgatcttgatcgttcttgaaacttgaatgcttgaattctgaACTCTTGAACTTGTAGAGAAATCTGCAGCTTTTGATCCACGAGCATTCTCTAGATTCTTGTTAAAATTCTTGACCCTCTGTTCTGAATTTtgagacccctatttatagttttagaaatgaggagttgcgattggaataaGACTCCCTTCGGCCAgtcagatttaagtgacatgacaTGTGGGCTTTATGGAGcagactttaattaaattcatatttattgaatttaaataattaatttaattatattaatacatatatatttataaatttaatacaatctGAATTGttcaataaatttatatttaaataaatttaaatgctACAAcgtgaaaaaggaaaaaattgtgGGTGATTGTTTAGAGGGATGTATCCGAACAAgtaaaagaaattgaagaaaagagagatttttgaaatagaaaataagagtaaaaaaaaGTGTAGTTACataatttttcctaaattaaATAGTGATTTTTAAAGTACGAATAACACTCccaataatttaaatacaaaactaaaaaaaaataaaaaataaaaaaaaggaaggagGTGAGGTGTACTATTGGGTATTTTGCCCcacactttctttttcttgtacCAAACTTTTAAGGCGTTAAACTATAGCCTCGCTCTCCTTTTGTGATTATTGTTCTTCACCAATGCTGAAAATTTATGGTGTTGTATATCCATTCTAGTTTGACTACTTCAAGATTTGAATTCGTTTGAGCCTTCAATGATTGTGAAGAAATATATGCACACAACCTGATCGatgaaataagaaatatatgCACACAACCTGATCGATGAAATACCTCAGTGGATGAGTATGTTGAATTTTCGATGAGGTTGGGTTTTTAGGCGTCCCTATTGtcagaagaagaaaacaaatccGTTGCTGGTTGTTTAAAGTGTATCTTTCATGGTAACTTTAAGTTGATCTTACAATGGGAATGCGTAGCGTGAGGAGGAACCTTATACCTCGAGCTAAGATGTTGACAGCCAAGATTAGTGGGGTGATGTGGTTTCATCACTGCTCAGAGGAATTCCAGGACGAGTCTTTGTCTTCCGAATGGTACGAGAAAGCTTTctcaaaattaacaaaattgaaCCTTTTGCTGAAAAATGTGGACTTAGTTGATGGGAAGTTAGTAAATGTTAGTGATCACTCAAGAGTGTATGATGAAAGTTTGGAACAAAAGTTATCTTATTTTAAATCACTGGCTAGGACCTTTATTGGGTGTCCATCGATGCAAGAAATGATGAATAAGAATGTGGCGCAAGCATTAGCTGATGTACAATGTGATCAGCCTGTCTGTTTCAGTAAAGATAGCGAGAGGGAATCAATTACAGTTGATTCCCTtgcaaaaatttcaaacttccTGAATGTTTCTGCACAACAAAGGAAGCTTGTCAGGCAATCAATATGTGCACAGGTTACAAAGTACCCCGTATGGACAGGGACAGTTGAGGAGATATTGAATGGACTGAAATCTAATATTGATTTTCTAAATTGTAGATGTCCGAATAAAGATATTAGAATGGCGCAACAAATAGTTACAACTTGTCAAATGTATTTAGAGAATGCAACTTCTTATGACCCTGAATCCACTTCATGGATGCGCATCGCACCTGCAAAAGGTGTGGAGTCACCTGCTTCCCATAAGTGGGAAGGTGTTCTTGAAATGTTCGGCGACCTTATTGATTGTTTGAGTGAAGAGAAAAGATTAACTTCGGAGGTAAAGAAGCTTGAGGTCATGAAAGAGGGGCTTCATCAGATTAAGGATGTTTTCATAGACAAAAACATTGGATTTAAGGAAGCTCGCTATCAGGAGAGTTTAGTGCATAAAAAGTTGACTAAGACATTGGGACACTCATCACGGTGTGCGTTCACACTTCTTCTTTATTATCTTTATGGCAGCATCTGGGATGTT is part of the Solanum pennellii chromosome 8, SPENNV200 genome and harbors:
- the LOC107027349 gene encoding uncharacterized protein LOC107027349, yielding MGMRSVRRNLIPRAKMLTAKISGVMWFHHCSEEFQDESLSSEWYEKAFSKLTKLNLLLKNVDLVDGKLVNVSDHSRVYDESLEQKLSYFKSLARTFIGCPSMQEMMNKNVAQALADVQCDQPVCFSKDSERESITVDSLAKISNFLNVSAQQRKLVRQSICAQVTKYPVWTGTVEEILNGLKSNIDFLNCRCPNKDIRMAQQIVTTCQMYLENATSYDPESTSWMRIAPAKGVESPASHKWEGVLEMFGDLIDCLSEEKRLTSEVKKLEVMKEGLHQIKDVFIDKNIGFKEARYQESLVHKKLTKTLGHSSRCAFTLLLYYLYGSIWDVDIEVCGGLYPIGRGDKFRLCMGKILTSDEQNMLQSGVKQLSRALGLFKFVWETAGMKGDLEVQGHLWCIGAKYKSFTYRNNMFLLHSISC